Below is a genomic region from Spartinivicinus marinus.
CTGATTTAAATCATCACGGTTGCTGTGGATAACACCCTTACGATCCAGCATCAGGATATTTTCTGGCTTCATGCCACAGCTGATTAATAATTTAGAGCATGCAATTGCAGCAGCGCCAGCTCCTAGACAAACCATTTTTGCTTCTTCAATGGTTTTACCAGCAATTTCCAAGGCATTCAGCATACCCGCTGCTGTCACGATAGCAGTACCATGTTGGTCGTCATGGAAAATTGGCACATTACAGGTTTCAATAAGTGCTTTTTCAATTTCGAAACATTCAGGTGCTTTGATGTCTTCTAAGTTAATTCCACCAAAGGTGTCGGCAATTCGTTTAACTGTATCGATAAATGCCTGAGGACTTTCAGAATCCACCTCGATATCAATTGAGTTAACACCCGCAAATTTTTTAAATAAAAGGCTCTTGCCTTCCATTACAGGCTTACTGGCCAATGCACCTAAATTACCCAAACCCAAAATTGCTGAGCCATTACTAATGACAGCAACAAGGTTACCTTTTGCTGTATATTTGTAGGCATTTTCTGGGTCTTTGGCAATTTCACGCACAGGTTCAGCTACACCTGGGCTGTAAGCCAAGGAAAGGTCACGAGAAGTTTCTGCTGCGGTGGTTAATTCAACGCTGATTTTTCCTGGTTTAGGGTAGGCATGGTAATCGAGAGCGGCTTTTTTCATATCCTCAGACATGGCGATGATTCCGGTTGTTTATTTTGTGAGAAGAAGCATATAAAAAAGGGGGGGGCCTAACAAGCTGGTAACTTCCGCAATTAGGCTGCTGCAAAACTACTGCACTATTTTCAGCCACTCACCTGCTTTTGGCTCACCACTAGGATAGTAATGATTTAGCAGTCTGAGCTGCTCAACAGCATACTCTTTTAATGCACTACGTTTAGCTAACCTTGCAATGGTTTCACCACGCCGGGCGCGAGTTAGCCTGATCCTTAAACCCTCTGCTTTTTTATAATCCTTTCTCGGAAGAACCTGAAAACTATGTATAGTTTCCAGCATATGTGGATCATAGGTTGAAAAATAGCGGCTTTGCTTAGTCGCCCCTACTAGTAAAAATACTTTGCCTTTGTAATAAATAATCGCTACGCGTTTTAACTGCCCTTGAAAGCCTGACCTAGCAATTGCAGAGTAGCCCCTTATTCGTGTTTTTTGAATGTCGTGCCCTCCCAGCATCTGGTCACTGCCAATAAGGTCGCGCACATACTCCACTGGTTGCATTTGATTTTTGATTGGGAGTAATTTCATGGCCAGTATGGCCTGCTCATTAGGTGATATAGCCACAACACTATCTGGGTTGTTTTGAATCTTCCAGCCTTTGGGAAAGGTAATTTTCAAATCCATTGGCTTATGCAAAAAGTCTCGCCCTACCCTAACACCTGCCTGTGTACTATCACCAAATGCCATACCATTAATTGCTCGCAAGTAACGATCACGACCACTATCGCCAGACACTTGTGGTGCACTATTAATCACCTGCTGTAAACGTTCATCATGCCTGGGATGAGTTGAGAAAACACCATGATATGAAACAGGTTCACGACCTTCGGCCCGTGCTTTACTGGCAGAAAATGTAGACTGATCTTTTAATACTCCAATCACATTAATCATTGCCTGAGGATTATAGTTTGCGCTAGCCAGATATTGCGCCCCTAGCCGATCAGCTTCCAATTCATGCTCTCGACCATAGCCTCTCACCACTGCGGTACCTAACAAGCTAGTGAGATCACCAGCCACTCTTACACCCGTGTAAACAGCCACAACCTGCCCAAGAATGCCAGTAGCCATGCTTGCACTGTGCTGACGAACACTGTGCCTGGCAGTTACATGCCCTACTTCATGGGCAAGTACAGCAGCTAGATCAGCTTCAGAGTTCAGATAAGCCATCAGCCCACGATGGATGTATATATATCCACCTGGTAAGGCAAATGCGTTGATGTCTGGCGTGTCGATAACTGTAAATTGGTAGGCTAAATTTGGTCGGTGACTTCTTGCCACTATTCGCTGACCAACCCTTTGCACATAGGCTTGTAACTTTTTATCAGAATAAATTGGTAGTTGCTTGCTAATTTGGTTTGCATGACGACGCCCTGTAGAAACTTCTTCACTTTCCGACATCAACACAAAGTCACGACTACCCGTTGCAGGATTAACCGCACAACCAGTCATCAAGGATGCCAATAAAACAAAAGCAATCGCCAACAATCGAGACATGACAGAGATCCCTACCACAGTGTTTATTAGAGGTACCCTTTATTTAAATATGATCGATGCAGGGTGAGAAATTTTCATCATCCAACGTTTTCTTCCCTTTTTTAGTTTACGCCCACCAGCACGACGATCAATTAACCAACCTCTCACTTCTACCAGTCGACCATTAATCTGATCAAATGCACTTCTACTGAAGTACTTCAGATTATTTTTAGGAATAAACAGTGCTAGCTTCCCAGCCAAATCAATCCATACACCATTAGCAGCCTGACTGATTTTTTCCACCTTACCAGTAACCAAGCTAAACCCCGCCTGCTTAATAGTTTGAGCTGTAGTAGGTCGGTAGCGCTTCCATAAGCCTGTTTGCTGGCGTCTGGCTTGCTGCTCTGTTGCCATCAAACAAACGAGTAAATCAAGGTTAGGAGGAATCGCCAGATAAAATGCCAGCCCATGAGCAACCAGATATTCACTAAGCAGCATTCCATCAGATCGAGCCACATAAGCTAGGATTCGCCCATAGTGATCTTTAGGCTCTTTACCAAGTTTCAGCTTAATCATAGGCTGATTATTAAAAAAAGTTTTTGTCGCTTGAGTTGCCTGCATGGCAAACGGCTCAGCTTGATGTATTTCGGTAGCTTGTTCTGGTGTATTCACACCAATCAGCCTGACTTTATCGCCCGATTTCAGTAGCAGCGTGTCACCATCTAGCACTTTAGCCAATGTTGCCGATTGCCAAGGACCTGAAAGAAAGCAGTTACCCTTTGTCCATCCATAGGAGGAGTAAAAAAATTGGGCAATAAAAAAGGCGCTAACCAGTAGCGCCTTTTTTAAGCTGAAGTGCACAGTTTTATTTTTTAAGACCACGCACAGAGAAACGCTTATTGAAACGCTCAATACGACCACCAGAGTCTAACACTTTCTGCTTACCAGTATAGAAAGGGTGGCATGCAGAGCAAACGTCTAGGTGAATATCTTTACAAAGAGTAGAGCGAGTTTTGATTTCATTACCACAGCTGCAAGTTGCAGTAATTTCTTCATAAGTTGGATGAATATCAGCTTTCATGGACTATTCCTCAAGGGATTGTACCGCTACTTGATCAGCTGCCATTGATTATTTGACTGACCGTCAAGCACCGCACGAAAATTCTGCCGTATAGGCCTTTTAAATCAGACCGCGCATCTTACCAGAGTGCACTAAATAAGCAAGCAATGCACTTAAAGGGCATATCTAACTTTTAAGCAACGGTATCCAAGCATTGGCTCACGTAGCAACTTCTGTCAAGATACGCCTATCAAGAATCACTTTTCGATGTAAAGATATTTACTTTCCAGCCTTAAGCCATCTACTCAATGAGCCAACCCGACTCTCAGGCCCCAACCACATATTTACAAGTTGCTTTGCCCGTTCCTTTTCGGCGCTTATTTGACTATCACACCCCTCATCGCTGGAACGGCCAACCACTACAGCCTGGGATTCGGGTAAAAGTCAGTTTTGGTAACCGGCAGCTAATTGGCGTACTCATCAGTACCACCCATCAGTCAGACTGGCCAGCCAACAAACTCAAGCCAGTATTAGAGTTAATTGATGAGCAACCATTGATACCACCAGAGCTACTCAAGTTGTGCCAGTGGACTGCAAAGTATTACCACCACAGCTTAGGAGAAACCCTACAAGTTGCCCTTCCCGCCGTGCTAAGGCAAGGGAAAACCGCTGGCTACGGCACTGCTACAAAATATAGCGCCGCTGCAGCTGACCAAGATCAGACCATTGCGCTGTCCCGCGCGCCTAAACAATTGGCAGCCTACAAAGCCTTATTAGAGCATCCATCGGGCCTGACACTAGCCGGGCTAAAAGGGCTTGGCATCGCTAGTCACATAATCCAAGGCCTTAGACAAAAACAGCTAATTATAGCAGTCGAAGCTCGCGAGCCAGCGACTGCCAAACCATGGCCAAACAGTCTACTACGACAACCTGCTCTCTCTCTTAATCCAGCGCAGCAACAAGCGGTAACTAAAGTGAGCCAGCTGTTAGGGCAGTTCTGCTGTTTCTTGTTACAAGGAGTGACTGGCAGCGGAAAAACAGAGGTTTATTTACAAATCATTGAAGCTTGCTTAAAACAAAAGCGACAAGCTTTGGTGCTCATTCCTGAAATAGGTTTAACCCCGCAAACTTTACAACGGTTTCAAGCCAGGTTCAGCGTTCCTATTGCCACCCTGCACTCTAATTTAACGGATTTAGAGCGTTGGCAAGCCTGGCAAGCAGCGGCTTCAGGGCAAGCTGGTATCGTCATAGGTACTCGTTCCGCTATTTTTACACCACTAGCTAAGCCTGGTGTCATTATCATTGATGAAGAGCACGACGGCTCATTCAAGCAACAAGATAACCTACGCTACTCTGCCCGTGATGTGGCAGTTTATCGAGCAAACCAATTACAAACACCTATAGTACTGGGCTCTGCCACCCCAGCATTAGAGTCACTCTATAATGCTGCAATGGGGCGCTATCAAAAGCTGGAGCTACCTGATCGTGCTGGAGATGCCAAACCACCTGCCATCAATATGCTGGACCTGAAAGGCAAACCACTGTCTGATGGGCTGGCCCTAGACCTACAACCGTTGATTGCCAGCCACTTAACCAAAGGCAACCAGGTATTAGTTTTCATCAACCGACGCGGTTTCGCTCCCACCCTTATTTGTCACGAGTGTGGCTGGCTATCAGACTGTAGCCATTGCGATGCCCACTTAACCCTACACCGCTATCCACCTTTGTTACGCTGCCACCACTGCGGTATAGAGGAAAGCATTCCAACGCTCTGCCCACAATGCCAGCAAAATAGCCTTCACCCAGTCGGTACTGGAACAGAGCGCTGCGAGGCAACACTTAGCCAGTGGTTTCCAGAAACTGAGCTTGTTCGAATTGACCGTGATACCACCCAGCGTAAAAACGCCATGCAGGAGCTACTGGAAAAAATCCATCAAGAAAAGCCGGCCATTTTGCTGGGCACCCAAATGCTCGCTAAGGGCCACCACTTTCCTAAAGTCAGCTTGGTCGTAGTAGTTGATGCAGATAGCGGCCTATTCAGTGCCGATTTCCGTGGTGTAGAAAAACTGGCACAACTGCTTACTCAGGTAGCAGGGCGTGCTGGCAGAGCGGCAACTGAAGGTGAAGTCATTATTCAAACCCACCAGCCAGACCACAAGATGCTACAACGGCTTCAAGCTGGACTTTATGGCGAGCTGACCCAGTCGCTACTCAAGGAAAGACAAGGACTTTCACTGCCTCCTTTTGGCTATATGGTTTTGCTAAGAGCCGAATCTCCCCACCAGCAAAAAGCTGAAGCTTTACTAAATGAAGCCTGCCAAGAGGTTCAACAAACTGAAGTAACAGCCTCTTTGCTTAGCAGTGTTGAAGTGCTTGGACCACTACCTGCCCCAATGGAAAAACGACAGGGGCGGTTTCGTTATCAACTGGTTTTACATGCCCGTCAACGCCAGCCGCTTCATCAGCTGACTCATATGCTTATCCAGTGTCTAGAGAACAACAAGCTAAGTCGTCAAGTGCGCTGGTCAGTAGATGTTGACCCTCAAGATATGGGGTAGTTACGCACGGCTTTAAGCAAATAAGGCCACCAAAGTGTGACTCACATTCAAAACAAGCTACCCCTTACGCAAACCAGCTCACAGTTTAGACTAACTTACCTGGCAACCTATATAAACAGCACTAATGTTAAACATAACGACAAGACATAAGCCCGCCCAGTACAAGCCGAATAAGGACGGCTTTAAGTAAAGTCATGGAGGATTTAACAATGGGTATGCTAAATATAGTTGCCAGTAACATTGCTCGTTACTCAGCTCAGATTCTTCAGCAAAATAGTGACGGCACTAGCCTACAGGCACTACCCCAAAACGGCAAAACACTAACCACTTCTGGAACAGGCTCTTCTCTATTCCATACTAGCCGCACAACCGCTGCAGACAGCACGCTTGAAGAGGCTGACAGCAACAGTTTTACTCCTAACTCTGTAGCTCTACTACCTGCTACCAGTACAGTCTCTTATCTAAACATCCAACAACTGATTAGTGCTGGGGCTGACCCTAGCCAAATACTGCCCCCCACCCAGGCCATTGGTTATCATCCAATCCGGCAAACAACCTTATCTGAAGGCACTAAAGAACTGGCTTTAATATTTCGTGATGGCAACAACACTATTGCCAATAATGGTTTTGAAACAACCTCTCTTTCTTACGAATTCAAGACACCTGAACAAACTGAAGATGTTGGTCTAAAGTTGGCCTCTCCTGAGTCGAGCTTTACTACACCAGCCACCTTTGTTACTCCAGTAGTGATCATCGCCCCCACACAAATACCTGAGCCAAAACCTAGTCCAGAACCTCCTCCTGTTGCTGAAAAACCTAAGCCACAACCTGAACCACCAATAACTGAGCCTGAACCACCAACTCCTGATCCAGAGCTTCCTACAGCTGAGAAGCCTAAACCACAGCCAGAACCCGCAGAGCCTGAGCCAGATTTACCCGCTGTTATCACTCCAGAAGTTACTCATATTTCAATGGACACAGGCTTTAGTGATGCTGATGGCATAACTTCAGACAACACACTTTATTTCTTTGGTAATTCAGCCGCTAACTGCGTTATTGAAGTATTTATTGATGGGATTAGTGTCGGCTTTACCATTTCAAACAGCAAAGGCGAATGGGTATTTAACCATACTGATACTGTCTTACCTGATGGTAATTACATTATTACTGCACAAAGTACTAATGAGCATGGTATTAAAAGCCCTGAATCTAAAGACTTCCCTATCTTGATTGATACTTCTGACCCAGAACTAGAACCCGAGCTTTGGGATATTCAAGGTTCAAATGGTAATGGTGCATCTGATGGTTTTATTGATGATGGTAAGCTGATTTTTAGTGGCAAAGCAGAACCAGACACAATAGTCGAGCTATATATAGATGACATTAGCATTGGCACAACAACTACCAATGAACTAGGTGACTGGCGCTTTGATAACACCCATATCAACTTAGCAGATGGTAGTTACACTCTAACATTAACCAGCTTTGATAAAGCGGGTAATAGCACTGCAATGCCTTATGAGGTGCCTTTTGAGATTGTAACAGCTTGGAATGACTTCTCTAGCTTCTTGATTGAAGATGACAGTCTACTAACATCGTCCAGTGAGCCAAATGCAACGAATAGTCATGAATACAGCCTATTATCAAACCTTCAGTCTGAATACGAGGCTATGATTATCAGTCTTAGTCAACCAGAGCCACTCGACTTACAAGACGTGTTAATTGATCATGAGTCAGCCAGTGTTACTCAGCTAATACCAGCAACTAACCTACAAACTGAGCTACCCTCAACTGCGAGTAATGACCAATCTCATAGTAATGAGCTACAGTTTGGAGCTTACAATAATATTTTGCTGGACAGCCTCTTAGAAAATCATGAACAAACTGTTGTACATGGCTAGCTGTATATTTCAATTATAGTAAAAAGGGCATCTTGTTAGCCAAGCTGCCCTTGCACGCCTTTACCTCATAATGTTATCGCAAGATAGTCTAACTAAGTGCTTCTATCATTCGAGCAACCAAAATACACTCTGCTTATAAATCTCAATAAGTGTTAAAAATAATAACACCCACGAAGCACTTGCGATGTTAGAGGCTATATCCAGAGTGATATTTTAGTGCCTAGCAAGGTGTGGTCATTACAAAGGAATAACAATGGCCGCTCAAAACCAGCCGACCGACTTTACTAAAAGTCTTTCAGAAGAGGCTACCGCCAATGCTTTACTGCTAGCGGGCAGCCAACTAATGCGAAGCAGCCAAGTTTATTCTAAGGGTAATATTGAAGAAAAATTTGGCCACCCAGAAGTCATCGATAAGCCCTCTCAGCATACAGGGGAAAATCTCAGACTTGGCAACCTGTTTGAGCTTAATCAAAACACTACCTCTTCATCAGCTCGTGACTATTCCCATAATGTCACAACTGAAAACAGTAAAGTTGAGTTTGCAGAAGCTAATCAGCCAGTAATCTTTTCAAGCTTTTTTCTTAACAAGCTATCAATAACAGACTTTGCTCCATCAGTTAATGTCGAGGAAAGAACAGCAGAAGAAATAGCAAGCCCTGTGATTTACCGAGATGATTCAGAAACCATTTCTGGCGCTGGTTTTACTAGTGGTTATGCTACAGTTTCACCTGTCTTAGAAACCTTCAGCCTCATTATTCAACCCTCACCAAACCAAGCTGAGACTCAAACAAACCCTAGCCTGACTGGATTAATAGCCAACAACTCACCCACATTAACAGTAAACAACCTTACTGTTGATAACCAAGCACCAGCAGATGATGCTAATGCAAACAACGCTAAAACTCCCCCTCCTCAGGCACCAACGCCTGATAATAACTCTACTGATATCCGTTTTAATGGCGACAGCCAAGTCAGCGAAAGTGATAGCAACACCATAACTAACAACACTGAAGAAGCAGCCCCCCCAGCTCAAGTAGATGCCACCCCCCCCAATAAACCCGCTATGAGTAGCATAAACAGTGGTGGTGAGACTACCTCAGATAACACCCTCGTCTTTAGCGGCACGGCTGAAGCAAATAGCTCCGTGGAAGTGTTTATTGATGGCGTCTCCATCGGTACCACTAGTGCGGATGGTTCGGGGAACTGGAGCGTTGATCACACTGGTACGACCCTGGCCGATGGTAATTACACCATCACCGCCCGTGCCACCGATGCCGCCGGCAATGTCAGTGCCTTATCCAGCGGTTTACCAGTAACAATTGATACGACAAATCCAACCTTTAATAATGCAGTATTTAGCCTTACAGAAAATAGTGCTTCAGGTACAGCTGTTGGTACAGCCAATGGTACTGATGCAACCACATTAAGTTATAGTTTTTCCAATGATACTCAAACCAGTAGTGATGGATATTTTCAAATTGACGCAAATACTGGTGCAATTACCTTAACCGCAGCTGGCGCAGCAGCAGATTTATTAAATTATGAAGCAGGTGCTAATAGCGTTCAGCACAATGTTAAAACAACTGATTTAGCCGGCAATCAAACAACAGCTCAGGTTACAATTAATATTACCGATGTAAATGAGGCTCCTACCACAGCGAATAATACAGTTACGGCAATTGAAGATACGACTTATACATTTTCAGCCGGTAATTTTAAATTTACCGATGTTGATGCAGGGAGTTCATTAGCCTCTGTAAAAATTACAAGTTTACCTGCTTCGGGGCAATTATTATTAAACGGTTCTACCGTATCAATAAATGATGAAATTTCACTTAGTGATATAAATAATAATTTATTAACTTACCAGCCTGCTTCTGGAATTTCTGGCAGCCAATCTGCAATTTTTAATTATCAAGTCAGTGATGGTAACAATTGGAGTAGTAACAGTGCACAAATGGATATTGATATTTTAAATACTATTACAGGCACTAACCCAGCCTCGCAAAGCAGCAATATAACAGTTGATGTAAATAATTACACGACAACAAACCAAGGTTTTCAGGTAACAGGACAAAAAATAAATTCATCTACTGGCGTTCTTGAAGCTGGCTCTCTTGATACTTTTAGTAATCAAGGGTTTGGTGTTGATGCCTCTACATCTGGAAATGAAAGCAATACTAAAGTGGAAGAAATTGGCTATGACACCACCTGGAATAAATCAGAAGTTGTAACTATCGATTTTGACCAGGATATGGCTGATGCCACTGTCAGCTATGCAAGACTACATGCTAGTAAAGATGAAATAGGTCATTGGGATGCTTATAAAGATGGAGTGCTAGTAGGACAAGGGGATTTTACAGCTAGTAACGGCCACCAAGGTAATTTTAATGTCGCGATTGGCGGCGGTTTTGACCAATTACAATTCACAGCAAAATTACAAGATGGCGGGCCTTTAGGTTCCAGCTATTTAATTGACTCAATCACTGGAAATACCGTTGCCCAACCAACAGGAGGGAATGATAATTTAACTGGCACTGCCGCAGGTGACTATATTTCTGGCTTAGGTGGTAACGATATCCTTTCTGGTGGTGGCAGTGATGATTTAATTATTGGCGGCTCTGGTACTGACACCATGACAGGCGGCACAGGTGCTGACACATTTGATTGGAATGTAAATGACCAAGGCACAGTTGCTTCACCTACCACTGATACCATTATGGATTTTAATATTGCTGAAAACGATGTACTACATTTACAGGATTTATTAGTAGGAGAAACTCAAGGCACTTTAGATCAATTCCTTACTGTTAGTGCATCTGGTGGCGATACAACAATAGATGTAGCTCATACTGGTAATGGCCAAGTCACGCAGAAAATTGTGCTCGATAATGTCGATTTAACCACCCATTATGGTACCAGCAATAGCAGTACAATTATTTCTAATTTAATTAGCGATGGAAGTTTAATTACAGACTAATATCCTTCGCTGCCAACACCATATTAAAGAGAGACGATAACAGATAATAAACTCAATGTATGATATGGAATAACAGGCTATTCTTCCTCCGCTCTTGAAGCGACATCCCTGTCGCCGCTACAGAATACCTATTACCCCACATCTACCATCTTTAGTATTGCCCTCTAGATCTATATCCACAGTGAAGGGCCTTTTATGCATTGCTATCTTCACCCTTAGATCCATTAGATTTTGATACTTATTTTTTCTACTAAACAACAATTTTCAAGTAACGACTAATCACTGTTAGGGTTAGATAAACGATTCAGAACCTTATGAGGCATGGATGCCGATTAGAGCCTCCAGGGATGGGCTTGCTGCGTGTTCTGTATCGTTTATCTAGCCCTTACTCCCCAACTACATTTGGTCTACTGTTTCAATTCCAAGTACATCCAAACCAATTTTCAGTGTTTTAGCCACCAAAGCACACAACAATAGTCGACTATTTTTAATCTCTTCTGGAACACCTTCTTTATTTACTGGGCATTTTTCATAAAAGCTCATAAATGCACCAGATAATTCATAAAGGTAACTGCATAACAAGTGAGGTGTACCATCTAAAGCAACTGTCTCAATGGTTTCATGGAGACGTAATAACTGAATAGCCAGTTGCCGCTCCGTTGGCTCTACTACCTGGATACTGCCTTCCAATGTTTGAGGATCAGCATTCGCTTTCCGGAAAATACTTTGAATACGCGTGTAAGCGTACAACAAATAAGGTGCAGTATTGCCATCAAGGGCCAGCATATTATCCCAGCTAAACACATAATCGCTGGTGCGGTTTTTTGATAGGTCTGCATATTTAACAGCACCCATTGCTACAGCACGAATCACCTTAACTTTTTGCTCTTCATCCAGATTAGTGCCTTTATCTGCCAGCACTACAGCAGCACGTTCTTCAGCCTCATCAAGTAACTCAGCTAACTTAACCACCCCACCTTCTCTGGTTTTGAATGGACGGCCATCTTCACCTAGCATCATGCCAAATGGATGATGCTCAAAAGAGCAATTTTCGTTCACAAAACCGGCTAACCGGCTAATGGTAAAAACCTGCTGAAAGTGCTGTGATTGGCGGGCATCAACATAATACAGTACCCGATCCGCATGAAGTGTACGACTTCTGTGGCGAGTCGCAGCTAAGTCAGTGGTAGCATAAAGATAGCCTCCATCTTTTTTCTGGATAATCACCCCCATCGGGTCACCATCTTTGGTTTTAAATTGATCCAGAAATACGACTTTGGCGCCTTGATCCTCTTTCAACAAACCTTTATCAGACAAGATATTAACAATATTAGGCAGGTCATCGTTATAAGCACTTTCTGCCATTACATCATTACGTGTTAATGACACATTCAACCGCTCATACACTTCTTCACTATGGGAAAGTGAAATATCAATAAAGCGCTGCCATAAGTTTTTGCAGTGCTCATCACCTGCTTGCAGTTTAACTACATACTCACGGGATTGATCAGCAAACTCAGGACTTTCGTCAAACAGTTTTTTCGCTTCACGGTAAAAGTTTTCCAGATCAGAAAGCTCCATAGACAACGCATCTGGGTTTTCTGAAGTCAGCTTTTCCATGTACGCGATCAGCATTCCAAACTGAGTACCCCAATCACCCACATGGTTTTGCCGAATCACTTTATGGCCGAGAAACTCCAAGGTTCTGGCCACAGCATCCCCAATAATGGTGCTACGTAAATGGCCTACGTGCATTTCTTTCGCCAGGTTAGGTGCAGATAAGTCAACAACAATTGTTTGTGGTTTGCTCACTGGTTGAATGTTGGCTCGTTCATCCTGCTGAGCTGTAATGAGCTGATCAGCCATCCACTCGGGCTTAAGGAACATATTGATAAAGCCAGGGCCAGCAATTTCCAGCTTATCAACCACTTCATCTAAATCAAGCTTGGCTAGTACCAGCTCTGCGAACTCACGAGGATTCATACCCAGCTTTTTAGCAACAGGCATAACCCCGTTTGCTTGATAGTCACCAAAGTTCGCTCGGGAACTCGGCCTTACCACTCCAGGTGATCCTGTAGGTGCTCCTGCCGCTACGAGCGCTTCTCTCACTTTCGCTTCAAGATACTGGCGAATATTCATTACAATTCCTTACTAACACTGGGGCTAAGGTCAACAATACGGTTTGGCTAAAGGCATTCTAGCATGTCTGGTTAACAACTAAGGACAGCAAGCGAGTGCCTGGAGTTGCATAGTGTAGGAGTGATTATCGTCGTCGCTGTACAAACGGGGCCTGCCAGGCTATGACAGCTGTCTGCAAACATTGAGATAATGAGGGTGATAGTTTATTCATGGAAAAATGGTACCTAAATACTTTTTCTAACTCAACATGAAGTCACCCGGAGTTACTTATCAGGC
It encodes:
- a CDS encoding primosomal protein N', which encodes MSQPDSQAPTTYLQVALPVPFRRLFDYHTPHRWNGQPLQPGIRVKVSFGNRQLIGVLISTTHQSDWPANKLKPVLELIDEQPLIPPELLKLCQWTAKYYHHSLGETLQVALPAVLRQGKTAGYGTATKYSAAAADQDQTIALSRAPKQLAAYKALLEHPSGLTLAGLKGLGIASHIIQGLRQKQLIIAVEAREPATAKPWPNSLLRQPALSLNPAQQQAVTKVSQLLGQFCCFLLQGVTGSGKTEVYLQIIEACLKQKRQALVLIPEIGLTPQTLQRFQARFSVPIATLHSNLTDLERWQAWQAAASGQAGIVIGTRSAIFTPLAKPGVIIIDEEHDGSFKQQDNLRYSARDVAVYRANQLQTPIVLGSATPALESLYNAAMGRYQKLELPDRAGDAKPPAINMLDLKGKPLSDGLALDLQPLIASHLTKGNQVLVFINRRGFAPTLICHECGWLSDCSHCDAHLTLHRYPPLLRCHHCGIEESIPTLCPQCQQNSLHPVGTGTERCEATLSQWFPETELVRIDRDTTQRKNAMQELLEKIHQEKPAILLGTQMLAKGHHFPKVSLVVVVDADSGLFSADFRGVEKLAQLLTQVAGRAGRAATEGEVIIQTHQPDHKMLQRLQAGLYGELTQSLLKERQGLSLPPFGYMVLLRAESPHQQKAEALLNEACQEVQQTEVTASLLSSVEVLGPLPAPMEKRQGRFRYQLVLHARQRQPLHQLTHMLIQCLENNKLSRQVRWSVDVDPQDMG
- a CDS encoding M48 family metalloprotease translates to MSRLLAIAFVLLASLMTGCAVNPATGSRDFVLMSESEEVSTGRRHANQISKQLPIYSDKKLQAYVQRVGQRIVARSHRPNLAYQFTVIDTPDINAFALPGGYIYIHRGLMAYLNSEADLAAVLAHEVGHVTARHSVRQHSASMATGILGQVVAVYTGVRVAGDLTSLLGTAVVRGYGREHELEADRLGAQYLASANYNPQAMINVIGVLKDQSTFSASKARAEGREPVSYHGVFSTHPRHDERLQQVINSAPQVSGDSGRDRYLRAINGMAFGDSTQAGVRVGRDFLHKPMDLKITFPKGWKIQNNPDSVVAISPNEQAILAMKLLPIKNQMQPVEYVRDLIGSDQMLGGHDIQKTRIRGYSAIARSGFQGQLKRVAIIYYKGKVFLLVGATKQSRYFSTYDPHMLETIHSFQVLPRKDYKKAEGLRIRLTRARRGETIARLAKRSALKEYAVEQLRLLNHYYPSGEPKAGEWLKIVQ
- a CDS encoding thermonuclease family protein, with product MLDGDTLLLKSGDKVRLIGVNTPEQATEIHQAEPFAMQATQATKTFFNNQPMIKLKLGKEPKDHYGRILAYVARSDGMLLSEYLVAHGLAFYLAIPPNLDLLVCLMATEQQARRQQTGLWKRYRPTTAQTIKQAGFSLVTGKVEKISQAANGVWIDLAGKLALFIPKNNLKYFSRSAFDQINGRLVEVRGWLIDRRAGGRKLKKGRKRWMMKISHPASIIFK
- a CDS encoding malic enzyme-like NAD(P)-binding protein, which gives rise to MSEDMKKAALDYHAYPKPGKISVELTTAAETSRDLSLAYSPGVAEPVREIAKDPENAYKYTAKGNLVAVISNGSAILGLGNLGALASKPVMEGKSLLFKKFAGVNSIDIEVDSESPQAFIDTVKRIADTFGGINLEDIKAPECFEIEKALIETCNVPIFHDDQHGTAIVTAAGMLNALEIAGKTIEEAKMVCLGAGAAAIACSKLLISCGMKPENILMLDRKGVIHSNRDDLNQYKAAFANDTDKRTLDDAIEGADVFLGLSGPDLLKPEQLAKMADSPVVFACSNPDPEIKPELAKQTRSDVIMATGRSDYPNQVNNVLGFPFIFRGALDVRATVINEEMKVAAVHAIKDLAKQPIPEEVIKAYGGEQMTYGREYIIPKPMDSRLLGEVAGAVAKAAVDSGVAKTPYPEHYPLKSIADIK
- the rpmE gene encoding 50S ribosomal protein L31 — protein: MKADIHPTYEEITATCSCGNEIKTRSTLCKDIHLDVCSACHPFYTGKQKVLDSGGRIERFNKRFSVRGLKK
- a CDS encoding Ig-like domain-containing protein, which produces MGMLNIVASNIARYSAQILQQNSDGTSLQALPQNGKTLTTSGTGSSLFHTSRTTAADSTLEEADSNSFTPNSVALLPATSTVSYLNIQQLISAGADPSQILPPTQAIGYHPIRQTTLSEGTKELALIFRDGNNTIANNGFETTSLSYEFKTPEQTEDVGLKLASPESSFTTPATFVTPVVIIAPTQIPEPKPSPEPPPVAEKPKPQPEPPITEPEPPTPDPELPTAEKPKPQPEPAEPEPDLPAVITPEVTHISMDTGFSDADGITSDNTLYFFGNSAANCVIEVFIDGISVGFTISNSKGEWVFNHTDTVLPDGNYIITAQSTNEHGIKSPESKDFPILIDTSDPELEPELWDIQGSNGNGASDGFIDDGKLIFSGKAEPDTIVELYIDDISIGTTTTNELGDWRFDNTHINLADGSYTLTLTSFDKAGNSTAMPYEVPFEIVTAWNDFSSFLIEDDSLLTSSSEPNATNSHEYSLLSNLQSEYEAMIISLSQPEPLDLQDVLIDHESASVTQLIPATNLQTELPSTASNDQSHSNELQFGAYNNILLDSLLENHEQTVVHG